The proteins below come from a single Lonchura striata isolate bLonStr1 chromosome 10, bLonStr1.mat, whole genome shotgun sequence genomic window:
- the GPR171 gene encoding G-protein coupled receptor 171 gives MSSNISECHLYEEMEPFTYFYYLIFLLGIIGSCFALWAFTQKDQKQKCMSIYLINLLTADFLLTLTLPVKIIVDLGIASWNLRIFHCQVTACFIYLNMYLSIIFLGLVSMDRCLQLMRSSKIYRIQEPGFAKTLSAVVWAMVLFITVPNMAIPIKHIEERPGAGCIDFKTKLGRDWHVFTNFICTAIFLNSSAVVLVSNCLAVRQLRRHRRGERGGRARRALAHVLLVTATYLLCFVPFHAVRVPYTLSQGDASASCRLRRALFKAKECTLLLAVSNLCFDPVLYYHLSRAFRLKFAEALAAPKEPKALPAARAEPPPGP, from the coding sequence ATGTCAAGCAACATTTCTGAATGTCATCTCTATGAAGAAATGGAACCTTTTACCTATTTTTactatttgatttttcttttgggaATTATTGGAAGCTGTTTTGCACTGTGGGCATTCACACAGAAGGACCAGAAACAGAAGTGTATGAGCATCTACTTAATCAACCTCCTCACTGCAGATTTCTTGCTGACTCTGACACTGCCAGTGAAGATTATTGTTGACCTAGGAATTGCATCCTGGAATCTGAGAATATTCCACTGCCAAGTCACGGCCTGCTTCATCTACCTGAACATGTATTTATCAATCATATTTTTGGGATTGGTGAGCATGGATCGCTGCCTGCAGCTGATGCGCAGCTCCAAGATCTACCGCATCCAGGAGCCTGGCTTTGCCAAGACGCTGTCTGCGGTCGTGTGGGCCATGGTTCTCTTCATCACGGTGCCTAACATGGCTATTCCCATAAAACACATCGAGGAGAGACCCGGAGCTGGATGCATTGATTTCAAAACGAAACTTGGGAGAGACTGGCACGTGTTCACTAATTTCATCTGCACGGCAATATTCCTGAACTCCTCGGCTGTCGTCCTGGTCTCCAACTGCCTCGCGGTGAGGCAGCTGCGGCGGCACCGGCGCGGCGAGCGCGGCGGGCGCGCACGGCGGGCGCTGGCACACGTCCTGCTGGTGACGGCCACCTACCTGCTGTGCTTCGTGCCCTTCCACGCCGTGCGCGTGCCCTACACGCTGAGCCAGGGCGACGCCAGCGCCAGCTGCCGCCTCCGACGGGCTCTCTTCAAGGCCAAGGAGTGCACCTTGCTGTTGGCGGTCTCCAACCTCTGCTTCGACCCCGTTCTCTACTACCACCTTTCCAGGGCGTTCCGACTGAAATTCGCGGAGGCGTTGGCGGCCCCCAAGGAGCCGAAGGCGCTCCCGGCCGCGAGGGCAGAGCCGCCGCCCGGCCCATGA